A window of Microbispora hainanensis genomic DNA:
GGTGTGCTGACGGAGTCACGCTCCGTCATCGACGCAGAGGTCGGCGACGCCATAGAACGGCCAACCGGTCAGTCCCGTGCTGGACTGCGCAGCAAACTACCGACCTCAGCGCAGATGTCAACCACGCTCCGATCAGCGGAAACACCACATTTCCGCAGGTGGGAGCGGTGTCGCTTCAGCGACGTTCGAGACCGTTCAGGACCTCGGGCAGTTCGTCCACGTGGACCACGCCGAGGCGGCTCGTGGCCCGGGTCAGCGCGACGTAGAGGTCGCTCGGGCCGCGCGGCGACTCGCGCAGGATGCGGCCGGGCTCCACCACGATCACCGAGTCGAACTCCAGCCCCTTGGCCTCGGTCACCGACAGCACCGCCACGGGGGCGTCCAGCGCGGCCGGGCCGGGGCCGGTGGCCGCGCCCGGAACGGCACCCCGTACGATCGTTCCGACGTCCTCGGTCATCCCCGCCGGTGCGACGACCACGAGGCGGCCCTCCCCCAGGACCCCCGGCGCCGCCTCCGCCGCGATCACCGGGCCCGCCTCCGCGAGGCCGGCGACCCGCAGGGCCCACGGCCGCTCGCCCGTCTCCCGCACCGACTCCGGCGCCTTCAGGTCGGGGCCGACGAGTTCGAGCACGCGGGCGGCGACCTCCATCAGCTCGGCGGGGGTGCGGTAGTTGACGCTGAGGTGCTCCTCGCGCCAGCGGCCCGCGACGTACGGGTCGAGGACCCGGGCCCAGCTCGCCGCGCCCGCGGCCGACCCGGTCTGGGCGATGTCGCCGACGATCGTCATGGACCGGCTCGGGATGCGGCGCATGACCATCCGCCAGGCCATCTCGGACAGCTCCTGTGCCTCGTCCACGATCACGTGACCGAAGGCCCACGTGCGGTCCCTGGCGGCCCGCTCGGCGGTGGTGAGGTAGGTCTCCTCGGCCTGCTGCCGTTCGGCGAAGCGCTCGGCGTCCATGATGTCGGCCAGGCCGGTCAGCTCCAGCACCTCGCGGGCGTAGGCGATGCGCTCCTCGCGCTCCTGCTCGGCCCGCCGCGCCGCCCGCAGCACCCCTTCGTCGATGTCCCCGAGCAGCTCCGCGGCCTCGTCGAGCAGCGGCACGTCGGCCGGGCTCCACCAGGTCTCCCCCGCCTTCTCCCCCGGTCTGGGCGGCTCGCGCAGCAGCAGGTCGCGCTCCGGCCCGTCCAGCCCGGCCGCCGCCATCCGGTCGCGGTCGGTGAACAGGCCGATCAGGAGTTGCTGCGGCGTGAGGTAGGGCCACAGCCGGTTGAGCGCCACCCGCACCGGCTCCTCGGTGCGCAGGTCCTCGCGCAGGTCGGCGAAGTCGGCGTCGTCGAGGTTGCCGCGGCCCAGGTGTCGGGCGGCCTGCCGGGTCAGCACGGTCAGCAGGTGCCGTACGAAGACGGCCCTGGCCTGGTTGTGCGGACGGCGCGAGCGGCCGGCCTTCGACCGGGCCGCCTCCAGCGTCTGCCGGTCGAGCTTCAGCGTGAACTTGTCGAGCTTGATCTCCACGGGTGTGCGCGGCATCCGCTGGCGCTCCCGTACGGCCCGGGCGATCACGTCGGCCATCGCGATGCGGCCCTTGACCGCCGCGACCTCGGGCGGCTCCTCCCGGGCCGCGGTGACCCCGGGGTACAGCTCGCCCACGGTGGACAGCAGCACGTCGGTCTCGCCGAGGGACGGCAGCACCTGCTCGATGTAGCGCATGAAGGTCGGGTTGGGCCCGAGGATCAGCACGCCCCGGCGTTCCAGGCGCTCCCGGTAGGTGTAGAGCAGGTAGGCCGCACGGTGCAGGGCCACCACGGTCTTGCCGGTGCCGGGGCCGCCCTGGACGACGAGCACGCCGTTCAGGTCACTCCGGATGATCTTGTCCTGCTCGGCCTGGATGGTGGCGACGATGTCGCGCATGCGGCCGGTGCGCTTCTCGCCGAGCGCGGCCAGCAGCGCCGCCTCGCCGTTGAGCGAGGCCCGGTCGGCGTCGGTGAGGCTGTCGAGGTCGAGCAGGTCGTCGTCGATCGCGGTGACCCTGCGGCCCCGCGTGTGCAGGTGACGCCGCCGGGTGACGCCCATCGGCGCGGCGGGGGTGGCCCGGTAGAACGGCTGTGCCACGGGGGCCCGCCAGTCGATCAGCAGCCGGTGCTGGTCGTCGTCCGACAGCCCGATGCGGCCGATGTAGAGCCGCTCGCCCTCCGCGTGGTCGAGCCTGCCGAAGCACAGGCCGTTCTCCACCGCCCAGAGGCGGGCGAGGCGCTGGGTGTACATGACGGCGAAGCTGTCGCGCTCCGAGCGGTTCTGGTGGGTGCCGAAGGCCCCCTGGGCGAGCACGGCGTCGAGCTGCCCGCGCGTGCGCTCCCGCAGCACGTCGAGGCGCTCGTACAGCGCGGCGACGTACTTCTGCTCCCGGGCCAGCTCGCCCGTCGAAGACTCTGGCATAGGCCGCCAGATTCTACGTGCCGTGCCGCCCTTCTCCCGCATCGGGCACGGCGGCTCACGAGCGCGTCACAGATGGATCTCGGCGCGGATCACGCCCTTGACGGCGTCCCGGCCCGTTCGTACGGTCGCAGCCATAGTTAGGAAACTTTCCTAACACGCTCTATGTCGTGGGAGCTCACGCTCTGTGTCGCGAGAGCTCACGCTCTCTGTCCTGGGAGAACGCATGACCCGGCCCATCGCGGGGACGCCCAGCCTGCTGCGCGCGATCAACGACCGCGCCGCGCTGATGGTCCTGCTCGAACGCGGCCCGCTGACCCGGCCCGAGCTGGGGGCGCTCACCGGCCTGTCCAAGCCGACCGCCTCCCAGCTCCTGGCCCGGCTCCAGGAGGCCGGCCTGGTCGTCCTCGACGGCATCCGCGAGGGCCTGCCGGGCCGTACGGCCGAGCTCTACCGGATCAACCCCCGCGCGGCGCACGTGGCGGCGCTGGACGTCACGCCGGCGCGGATCGCCGCGGCGGTCGCGGACGTCACCGGCGCGGTCGTCGCCGAGCACCGGCTGGCCACCCCGGGCCGCGCCGGCGGCGACGTGGTCGAGCGGGTCCGGGCCGCGCTCACCGGGGCGTGCGGCCCGGCCGGGCTCGACCCGACGGAGCTGAGCCGGGTGGTCGTCGGCATCGGCGGCGCCGTCGACCCCTCGACCGGCAGGCTCGGCTACGCCGCCCACATCCCCGGCTGGCACATCCCCGACCTGATCGGGACCCTCCGCGACGGGATCGGCGTGCCGATCGACGTGGAGAACGACGTCAACCTCGTCGCGCAGGCCGAGCGGTCCCGGGGCAGCGCCCGGGGCCACCAGGACTACGTGCTGCTGTGGGCCGACGAGGGCATCGGCGCGGCCCTCGTCATCGGCGGCCGCCTCCACCGCGGGGCGACCGGCGGCGCGGGCGAGGTGGGCTACATGCCCGTGGTCGGCGCCCCCACCGCGCGGGACGTCGGCAGGAGGGCCAACCACGGGTTCCAGGCCCTGTCGGGCGGCCCGGCCGTGCTCGCCCTCATGCGGGCGCACGGGCTGCGCGGCTCCACGCCGAGCGGCGCCGTACGCAACGCGGCCGCCCTGGCGGGACGCGGCGGCCCGGACGGCGAGAGCGCGCGCGAGGCCCTGCGCGAGCTCGCCGGCCGCCTCGCGATGGGGCTGGCCGCGATCACGGCCGTGGTCGATCCCGAGGTCGTCGTGCTGTCGGGCGGCGTGCTGCTCGCCGGCGGCGAGGTCCTGCGGGAGTCGGTCGAGCGGGAGCTGCACGCGCTCACCATCCCCCGGCCTCGCGTGCTGCTTTCCACCCTGGAGGGCAACCCGGTCCTCGCCGGAGCCCTCGACCTCGCCCTCGGCGCCGTACGCGAGGAGCTGTTCGGCCCTGTGAACAGCCCTGTGAACGGCCCCGCGAACGGCGCGGTGAACACATCCCCTTCCCCCCATTAGGGAGGCACCCCCATGAAACGCCTTCTCTCCCTCCCCGTGGCACTCTCCGTCGGGGCCGGGCTGGCCGCGCTCACCGCCTGTACGGCGGGCACCGAGAGCGGGCCGCCCGAAGTGGCCCGGAGCGGGGCGAGCCACGAGCCGGTCACCATCGAGTTCTGGCACGGTTTCAGCGCCGACAACGAGCTCAAGGCGTTCGACGAGACCCTCGCCGGCTTCCAGAAGAAGTTCCCGTGGATCACGGTCAAGGCGACCAAGGCCGTCCAGGACGACCAGATCCTGCAGTCCGTGCGCGGCGGCAACCCGCCCGACGTGGCCTTGTCGTTCACCACCGACAGCGTCGCCCAGTTCTGCAAGGCCGGGATCTTCCAGGACCTCAACCCCTACCTGAAGGCGAGCGGCATCGACCCGGCGACGCTGTTCCCCAAGGTGATCGCCGAATACACGGAATATCAGGGCAAGCGCTGCGTGATGCCCATGCTGGCCGACACGTACGGCCTCTACTACAACAAGGCGCTGATGAAGGGCCACGAGCCGCCGAAGACGATGAGCGAGCTGGCCGAGCTCGCCAGGACGCTGACGGTCAAGGACGACAAGGGCGACATCAAGGTCGCCGGGTTCGTCCCGACGAGCCAGATGTACGAGAACGCGCCCATCCACACCGGCGTGATGGTCGGCGCGAAGTGGATCAACCCCGACGGCACCTCGGCCATCGGCTCCGACCCGCAGTGGAAGAAGCTGATGACCTGGCAGAAGGACCTGACCGACTGGTACGGCTACGACAAGCTCGAGAAGTTCCGCAAGAGCTTCGGCGACGAGTGGTCGGCCGAGAACCCGTTCAACACGGGCAAGGTCGCCATGGCCATCGACGGCGAGTGGCGCACCGCCATGCTCGCCGCCGACGCCCCCGGCCTCGACTACGGCACCGCGCCGCTGCCGGTGGCCGACGACCAGGCCCAGCGGTACGGCGCGGGCTACATCACCGGCACCGTCATCGGCGTCCCGCGCGGCGCCGGGCACCCGGAGGCCGCCTGGGAGCTGGTGAAATATCTCACCACCGACACCGACTCACTGGTGACGCTGTCTAACGCGATCAGGAACGTGCCGAGCACGCTGCCCGCACTCCAGTCGCCCGCCCTCAAGAAGGACCCGAACTTCCAGACCTTCCTCGACGTCTTCGCCAACCCCAGCAGCACGACGATGCCGGCCCACCTCAACTCCGTCTTCAACCAGCAGACGCTGCAGGAGGCGCAGATCAAGTGGGAGTCGGGCCGCGCGTCCGACCTCGACGCGCTGCTCGCCGACGTGGACAAGAAGATCAACGAGAAGCTCAAGCTCACGGCGGGCGGCTGACCTTCGATGCGTGGCAACCTGCGCGCCCTGCTCTATCTGTCCCCCTGGCTCGCCGGGTTCGCGATCTTTTTCGTCTACCCGCTGCTGTCCACGGTCTACTTCTCCTTCCAGCGGTACGACCTGTTCACCCTGGAGCCCGTCGGGCTGCTCAACTGGGAGTACTTCTTCAAGGACCAGGCGGCCTGGACGGCGATCCGCAACACGCTGTGGCTCGT
This region includes:
- a CDS encoding ABC transporter substrate-binding protein, coding for MKRLLSLPVALSVGAGLAALTACTAGTESGPPEVARSGASHEPVTIEFWHGFSADNELKAFDETLAGFQKKFPWITVKATKAVQDDQILQSVRGGNPPDVALSFTTDSVAQFCKAGIFQDLNPYLKASGIDPATLFPKVIAEYTEYQGKRCVMPMLADTYGLYYNKALMKGHEPPKTMSELAELARTLTVKDDKGDIKVAGFVPTSQMYENAPIHTGVMVGAKWINPDGTSAIGSDPQWKKLMTWQKDLTDWYGYDKLEKFRKSFGDEWSAENPFNTGKVAMAIDGEWRTAMLAADAPGLDYGTAPLPVADDQAQRYGAGYITGTVIGVPRGAGHPEAAWELVKYLTTDTDSLVTLSNAIRNVPSTLPALQSPALKKDPNFQTFLDVFANPSSTTMPAHLNSVFNQQTLQEAQIKWESGRASDLDALLADVDKKINEKLKLTAGG
- a CDS encoding ROK family transcriptional regulator, producing the protein MTRPIAGTPSLLRAINDRAALMVLLERGPLTRPELGALTGLSKPTASQLLARLQEAGLVVLDGIREGLPGRTAELYRINPRAAHVAALDVTPARIAAAVADVTGAVVAEHRLATPGRAGGDVVERVRAALTGACGPAGLDPTELSRVVVGIGGAVDPSTGRLGYAAHIPGWHIPDLIGTLRDGIGVPIDVENDVNLVAQAERSRGSARGHQDYVLLWADEGIGAALVIGGRLHRGATGGAGEVGYMPVVGAPTARDVGRRANHGFQALSGGPAVLALMRAHGLRGSTPSGAVRNAAALAGRGGPDGESAREALRELAGRLAMGLAAITAVVDPEVVVLSGGVLLAGGEVLRESVERELHALTIPRPRVLLSTLEGNPVLAGALDLALGAVREELFGPVNSPVNGPANGAVNTSPSPH
- a CDS encoding HelD family protein, producing the protein MPESSTGELAREQKYVAALYERLDVLRERTRGQLDAVLAQGAFGTHQNRSERDSFAVMYTQRLARLWAVENGLCFGRLDHAEGERLYIGRIGLSDDDQHRLLIDWRAPVAQPFYRATPAAPMGVTRRRHLHTRGRRVTAIDDDLLDLDSLTDADRASLNGEAALLAALGEKRTGRMRDIVATIQAEQDKIIRSDLNGVLVVQGGPGTGKTVVALHRAAYLLYTYRERLERRGVLILGPNPTFMRYIEQVLPSLGETDVLLSTVGELYPGVTAAREEPPEVAAVKGRIAMADVIARAVRERQRMPRTPVEIKLDKFTLKLDRQTLEAARSKAGRSRRPHNQARAVFVRHLLTVLTRQAARHLGRGNLDDADFADLREDLRTEEPVRVALNRLWPYLTPQQLLIGLFTDRDRMAAAGLDGPERDLLLREPPRPGEKAGETWWSPADVPLLDEAAELLGDIDEGVLRAARRAEQEREERIAYAREVLELTGLADIMDAERFAERQQAEETYLTTAERAARDRTWAFGHVIVDEAQELSEMAWRMVMRRIPSRSMTIVGDIAQTGSAAGAASWARVLDPYVAGRWREEHLSVNYRTPAELMEVAARVLELVGPDLKAPESVRETGERPWALRVAGLAEAGPVIAAEAAPGVLGEGRLVVVAPAGMTEDVGTIVRGAVPGAATGPGPAALDAPVAVLSVTEAKGLEFDSVIVVEPGRILRESPRGPSDLYVALTRATSRLGVVHVDELPEVLNGLERR